In Geothermobacter ehrlichii, the sequence GGGGTCCTGACGGAACGTACCCTGCAGCAGGCGCTGGAAAAGCAGCGCCAAAGCGGCAAGCACCTGGGCGAGATTCTCGAGGAGAGCGGCGTCATCACCGAACGCGACGTTGCCGTGGTGCTGGCGCGACAGTTCGGCCTGAAGACGGTGCGGGACATCGCCGCCCACAGCTTTTCCGCCGATCTGCTGCAGCTCGTCGACGGCGATACCTGCCTGAAGAAACTGATCTTTCCCCTCAAGCTCGACCGGCGGCGTCTCTTTCTGGCCATGGTCAACCCCCTCGACATGGAAACCATTGACGAGCTGGCCTTTCGCACCGGCCTGTCGATCGTTCCCTGCGTCACCACCCGCGAAGAGATCGTTGCCGCCGTCAACCGGCACTATCTCGGCAAGGATCCGAGAATGGACCAGAACTGGTGGACCATTCTGGTGGTCGATGACCAGGAGATGGTGCGGGCGACCATCAGGGCGGCGCTGGAACGGGAGGGCTACCAGGTGCTGGAGGCGACCAACGGCGCCGAGGGGCTGAAGGAGGCCCTCAACCAGCTGCCGCACCTGATCATCGCCGACACGGTGATGCCACGGCTCACCGGCGACGAGATGTTCCGCAGCCTGCAGGCCAACGCGCGCACCCGCAAGATACCGGTCATCGGACTTTCTTCCCGCAGCGCGCCGGAGGAGGAGGCCCGGGTGCTGGATCTTGGCTACTTCGATTTCATCGCCAAGCCGATCAACGCCATCCGCCTGCAGGCGCGTGTCCGCAGGGCGCTACGGACTATCTACGGCGATACCCCTCCCCCCAGACTCTGAGCGACGGACGAAGCGGTTCGGCGATTTTCTTCCCGAGCTGTTTGACGGCTACCGTTGACGATGCATCAGCGCAAGATGTGAGAAAATCTTGCTTGCGTTTCCCACCGCCGGGACTATAATGATGACTAAAGAGGTCATCTTTTTGACCGAAAGGAGGCGACTCATGCGCATTGACATTCTCTGCAAGCCCGGTTGTGGCGAGCGCTGTGAGAAAACCCTCGAAAACGTCCGGCAGGCACTCGACGATCTGGCGGTCAAGGCTGAGGTTCATGTCTACAAGGATGTCCGCAAGATGATCGACAACCGTGTCTATGTCACGCCGGCTCTGGTGGTTGACGATTTCGTTCGCATCTCCGGAAGGGTTCCCGAGGTTGGTGAGATCCGCTCTCTCATCGTCGAACGGCCGCGCTACCGCAAACGCTACGAAGACGTGGCCTGAGAGTTTTCGACGATGTCGCGGCTGGTCGCTGACGTCTCTGTTAGCGGTCTCCTCTTCATCCCTCGGCGCGATGTTCAGCTTGAGGTGCGCCCTGTCTCACTTCTGAACTCTTTTGAATCGCAGCAATCTCACCCGCCTGCTTTTCGCGGCGGTTTTTTGTTTGCCATCCTTGGCGGCAGGCTCCGTTCATGCGAGAATTGCCGCATGTGTCTCATTCTTTTCGCCATACGTCCCGATGACCGTTACCGACTGGTGCTGGCGGCCAACCGCGACGAGTTTTATGAACGGCCGTCAGCCCCGGCGGCTTTCTGGCCGGACGCGCCCGACATCTGGGGCGGACGGGACCTGCAGGCCGGCGGCACCTGGTTCGGGGTGACCCGGAGCGGGCGGCTGGCGCTGGTCTCCAACGTTCGCGAACCGAAACGTCTGCCGGAGCCGGGGCCGTCGCGCGGCCTGCTGGTCAGGGATTTTCTCCGCTCGGAGACCGATGCCGCCGGCTGGTTGACGGACGTGCTGGCCGACAGCGGTCGCCGGTCCGGCTTCAACCTGATTGTCGGCGAAGGCGACCATCTTTTCTATGGCAGCAACCGCCGCCAGGGCGTGGTGCCCGTTCGGGACGGACTGTACGGCCTGAGCAACGCCGGGCTCGATACCCCCTGGCCGAAGGTGCGCCGCGGCAAAAAGGGACTGGCCGGGCTGCTGCGGCGTCGCCTTGCCGGGGAGGAGCTGGCGGCGGGCCTGTTCGCCCTGCTCGGCGACCGGACCCCGGCCGCCGACGACGAGCTGCCCGACACCGGGGTGGGGCTTGCTATGGAACGGGCGCTGTCGCCGGTTTTCATCTGTGCCGGACAATACGGCACCCGTTCCTCGACCGTTCTGCTGCTTGAGGCGACGGGACGGCTGCTGGTTGTCGAACGCCGCTTCGGACCGGATGGGCGTATCACTGGCGAAAGCAGGGAAAGTTTCCGAATTTCTTGACTCTTTTCTTGCCGGGTCTAAAATTGGCAAGATCGGGCAGGTGCGCGGTCCGGCACTTCGGGCGGCACCCTGCATCGAGCGACCAGGGAGGCAACGTGGCCAATCCAGCCGAACAGACGGAGATGGAATTTCCGGGGATCCTGCCCCTGCTGCCGGTCAGGGACGTGGTGGTCTTTCCCTACATGATCATCCCCCTCTTTGTCGGCCGGCAGAAGTCGCTGCAGGCAGTGGAGCAGGCTCTTGCCGGCGACCGGCTTCTCTTTTTGGCCAGCCAGAAGGAGCTGGTCGAGGAGCATCCGTCGCCGGACAATATCTATGCCGTCGGCACCGCGGCTATGGTGATGCGGATGGTGAAGCTGCCGGACGGCCGGGTGAAGATCCTGGTTCAGGGGCTCGGTCGGGGGCGCATCCTGCGCTACCTGGGGGAGAGTCCCTGCTTTACCGTCGAGGTCGAGCCAATTCCAGAACCGGAGGTCAGCGGCGACCCGCTGGAGATCGAAGCGCTGATGCGCACCGTGCGCAAGCAGCTGGCCCAGCTCACCAACCTGGGGCAGAACATGCCCCCCGAGGTGATGATCGCGCTGGAGAATATCGAGGATCCGGGCAGCCTGGCCGATGTGGTCGCCAGCAACATCGGGCTGAAGGTGGCGGAGGCGCAGGCCCTGTTCGAAACCATCGATCCGCTGGAACGGCTCCGGCGGGTGCAGGACACGCTCACCAAGGAACTGGAAGTGGCCGCGATGCAGACCCGCATCCAGAACCTGGCCAAGGAAGAGATGAGCCGTACGCAGCGCGAGTACTTTCTGCGCGAGCAGTTGCGGGCCATCAAGGCCGAACTCGGCGAGACCGACGCCCGGGCCGAGGATGTCGCCGAGCTGAGCGAGAAGCTGGCGAAGGCCAGGTTGCCCGAGGAAGCAAACCGGGAGGCGGAAAAGCTGCTGCGCCGGCTGGAGAGCATGCATTCGGAGGCGGCCGAGTACGCCATCCTGCGCACCTATCTCGACTGGCTGGTCGAGCTGCCCTGGAGCGTGCGCACCCGGGACAATCTCAACCTGGAGAAGGCGCGGCGGGTGCTCGACGAAGATCACTACGACCTGGAGAAGGTCAAGGAGCGGATTCTCGAATACCTGGCGGTGCGCAAGCTGAAAAGAGAGATGAAGGGGCCGGTGCTCTGTTTCGTTGGCCCGCCCGGGGTCGGCAAGACCAGCCTCGGACGCTCGATCGCCCGCGCGCTCGGCCGTAAATTCGTCCGCATCTCTCTCGGTGGCGTGCGCGACGAGGCCGAGATCCGCGGTCACCGCCGCACCTATGTCGGCGCCTTGCCGGGCCGCATCATCCAGGGGATGAAGCAGGCCGGCAGCAACAACCCGGTCTTCATGCTCGACGAGCTGGACAAGATGGGGGCCGATTTTCGCGGCGATCCCTCGGCGGCGCTGCTGGAGCTGCTCGATCCGGAGCAGAACCATGCCTTCTCCGACCATTACATCAATATTCCCTTCGACCTGTCCCATGTCCTCTTCATCGCTACCGCCAACCTGCTCGATCCGATTCCGAGCGCGCTGAAGGACCGGCTCGAGGTGATCCATCTGGCCGGCTACACCACCGAGGAGAAGCTTTCCATAGCCCGGCGCTTTCTGGTGCCGCGCCAGCTCGAAGCCAACGGCCTGAAGCCGGATGACCTGCGCTTTTCGGACAAGGCCCTGCTGCGCATCATCTCCGGCTACACTTCCGAGGCCGGCCTGCGCAACCTGGAGCGGGAGATCGGCAGCGTCTGTCGCAAGATCGCCCGCCGTTTCGCCGAGGGGAACCGCCAGCGGGTGCTGATCGGCGAAAACATGCTTCCCAAGCTGCTTGGCCCGCCGCGCTATCTCCCCGAGGAGGAGCGGAAGCAGGACGAGGTCGGGGTGGCCACCGGGCTGGCCTGGACCGAGAGCGGCGGCGAGATCCTCTACGTCGAGGTGTCGGTGATGCCGGGCAAGGGAAACCTCACCCTCACCGGCCATCTGGGCGAGGTGATGAAGGAGAGCGCCCAGGCGGCGCTCAGCTACGCCCGCGCCAATGCCGACCGGCTCGGAATCGTCCCGGACTTTTCCGAGCGGGACATCCACATTCACGTTCCGGCCGGCGCCATTCCCAAGGACGGTCCGAGCGCCGGCATCACCATGGCGGTGGCGCTGGTCTCCGCCCTTTCCGGCCGGCCGGTCAGCAAGGACGTGGCCATGACCGGCGAGCTCACCCTGCGAGGCAAGGTGCTTCCCGTCGGCGGGATCAAGGAGAAGGCGCTGGCGGCGGCCAGGTCGCATGTCCCGACCCTGGTGCTGCCGGCCCGCAACGAGAAGGATCTGGCCGACATTCCCGCTCCGGTGCGCAAGAAGCTCCGCTTCGTCAAGGTGCGCACCATCGACGAGGTGCTCGCGCTGACGCTGCGCGACGCCGCCGGGGGGGGCGGTGACTGACGAATTCAGGCTGATCGAGCGCATCCGCGCCCTGGCGCCTTCCTGCCTCGAGGTCGAAGAGGGGATCGGCGACGACTGCGCCGTTCTGAATCCGCCCGCCGGCGAACGGCTGCTGGTGACCAGCGACCTGCTGCTGGAAGGCGTTCATTTCCGTCGCGACTGGACCTGTGCCGCCGATCTGGGCGCCAAGAGCGTCGCCGTCAACCTTTCCGACCTTGCGGCCATGGGCGCCAGGCCGCTCGCCCTGGTGCTCGGCCTGGGGGTGCCGGACGACTTCGCCGCCGGACAGCTCGACGCGCTGATCGCCGGTTTCTGCCGGACGGCGGCTGATTACGGGGTGGCGCTGGTGGGCGGGGACACCTGCAGGTCCCAACAATTTTTGACAGTTGCAGTGACCGCTTTCGGCACGGCCGCCCCCGGGCGGATCGTCCGCCGTTCCGGCGCCAGGGCCGGCGACTGCCTGCTGGTTTCGGGCGAGCTGGGGGACAGCGCCCTGGCCCTGCGGCTGTTGCAGCGGGGGGAGAATCCGCCGCCGGAGATCGCCGAACGCCACCACCGGCCGCGGGCGCGGGTCGAGCTGGGGAAGCGGCTGGCCGCCGCCGGCATTCATGCCATGATCGACCTGTCGGACGGCCTGATCGGCGATCTGGGCCATATCCTGGCCGCGTCCGGGGTCGGGGCGGAAATCGAAACGGCGAAGATTCCGCTATCCGGCGCCTTCAGACGCGCTCTGGCGGACGACCCCGGCCTGTTCGCACTGGCCTTGGGCGGCGGCGAGGACTACGAACTGCTGCTGGCGGCCGAGGCGTCCGGGGTCGCCGGACTGCAGGCGCTGGCCGCCGGGATCGGGGTGAGGCTGTCGGTGATCGGCCGTGTTGTCGACGAACCGCGCGCCATCTGGCTGGTCGATGCCGACGGTGAACGACGGCGGGCGGAGCCGGCGGGATTTAGGCACGCCATCGGCAAATAGACGCCGAAGCGGCAAGTTGGACTGATGTTTGCTTGCGGTTGAGTTCCATGGAGGGAGAATTGACCGGCTACCGAGGCAGCGGCCATTCGGCCCCCTTTGTCGGCAGCGATCTGGCGGAGGAGGATTTCGACCGTATCCGCCAGCTGCTGCTCGCGCGGCGCGGCTTCGACCTGGGGATGTACAAGGACCAGTGCATCCGACGGCGGATTGCCGCCCGGATACGGGCCTGTGGCCTTGCCCGGGCAGCGGACTACATCGCGCGGCTGACGGCGCAGGACGAGGAGATCGACGCCCTGCTGGCCGCCATTTCCATTCACGTCTCCCAGTTTTTTCGCAATCCGCAGATTTTCGCCCGGCTCGAGGCGGACGTCCTGCCGCAGCTGGCGCGGCAGGCGCTGCAGCGCGCCGACCGGACCCTGCGCCTGTGGTGCGCCGGCTGCGCCGGCGGCGAAGAGGCCTATTCCCTGGCGCTGCTGATGGACGAACTGGCGCCGCAAGGACTGACGGTCGAGGTGCTCGGCACCGACATCAGCCCGCAGGTTCTGGACAGGGCCCGTGCCGGCGAATACGGACTGCATCGCCTCAGCGAAGTGCCGCCAGAGGTTCTGGAGCGCTATTTCGACCGGGACGGCCTGCGCTACCGGCTCTGCGAGCGCATTCGGCGGCAGGTGCGCTTCGAACTGCACAACCTGCTCGACGAAGGGCCCTATCCGGCAGCCGACCTGGTCCTTTGCCGCAATGTGATGATCTATTTTTCCCGGATCGACCAGCAGCGCATCCTGCGCCGCATGGCCGCGGCGCTGGCGCCGGAAGGGATTCTGGTTCTCGGCAGCGCCGAGACCATCATCGGAGAACCCCGCCAGTGGTTCGAGCCCCTGTTCGCCACCGAGCGGATCTATCGTTGCCGGCTTTCGCCATGAGGGCTGCCAGGGAGAGAGAAGATGCGTGTTGACATCAGCTACAAGTTCGTCATGGGTTTCATCATCGTCGTCTGGTCGATCGTGCTGCTGAACCTGCTGGTTCCGCACACCGGCCTGCCCGAGCAGTACCGGCAGCTGGTGACGGTCGCCGTCGCCCTGCTGGTCGGCCTGCTTCTCGGCTGGATATTTTCCAAGGTCTTCACCGCCAACATCCGCAGCCTGCGCGAGGCGGCCGAGCGTCTGAGCAAGGGGGACCTGTCCCGCTACGTGCGGCTGCGGCAGACATTTTTTCAGGACGAAACCTACGATCTGGCCAATTCCCTCAACACCGTGGTGGACAGCCTGCGCGAGCTGGTCGGTTACATTCGCGGCACCTCGGTCAAGACCGCCGATGCGGCGCAGGCCCTGTCGGCGACCTCACGTGAAATGACCGCCTCGGCGCACGAAGTGGCCAATACCATGGATCAGATCAGCCATGGCGCCGAAACGCAGACCGAGATGGTGGAACGCACCTCGGTCTTGATCCGGGAGATGGCGATGGCGATCGATCTGGTGGCCGCGTCCGCCCGCAAGGTCGAGGAAGCCGCCGGGCAGACCGCCAGCACCGCCGAAGAAGGGGGACAGGTGGCCCAGGAGACCATGCAGCGGATGCGGCAGGTATTTCAGTCGGTCGAGACAGGCGGCAAACAGATCGTCGCCTTCGGCAACCAGGTGCAGCAGATCGGGCGGATTGTCGAGGTGATCACCGGCATCGCCCAGAAAACCAATCTTCTGGCCCTCAATGCCACCATCGAGGCGGCGCGGGCCGGTGAATACGGTCGCGGCTTCGCCGTGGTCGCCGACGAGATCCGCAAGCTGGCCGACTCGACCAGCCAGTCGGCCGGCGAGATCACCCGCCTGATCGAGGCGATCCGGGAAGAGAACCAGAAGGTGCTGGACACCATCCAGCTCAGCATGCAGGAGGTCGAGGCCGGGCATCGCGCCGTCGATCGCACCGGCGCCAGCTTCGAGGCGATCATCGAAACCGCCGCCGCGACCCGGGAGAAGGCGAACAGCATCGCCGATCTCGCCGGCAAGCAGACCGACGGCGCCCGGAAGATGGTGACGGCGATGGAAGAGATCTCGCGGGTGATTTCCGACAATGCCGCCAGCGTGCAGGAGGTTTCGGCCGCCAGCGAGGAACAGTCGGCCTCCATGGAGGAGATGGCGCACCAGGCCCAGGAGCTTTCGACGCTGGCCGAAGAGTTGCTGGCCATGGTCAGCCGCTTTCATCTGGGCAGCGAAAAGGTCTGAGCACCGATGGAGAAGGTTCTGACCTTCGAATTGGGCGACGAGCTGTACGGCCTGCCGCTGTCTTCCATCCAGGAGGTGGTGGAACCGGCCGGTCTTTACCCCATCCCTTCGGCGCCCGCGTGGTATCTCGGCGCGATCAACTGTCACGGGACCATTCTGCCCATTCTCGATTTGCCCGGGATACTCGGGTTCGTCTCAGGGCCGAGGGATGGCAAGATGATTGTCATCGACGGCGGGGCCGCCCGGCTCGGTTTCTGTGTCACCCGCCTGGGGGAGATCGTCGAACCGGATGATGACAACAGTCCTGCAAACGGCCGGCAGCTGCCCGAGTGTTGCGTGGAGAGGGTACTCGACCATTGCGGCCGGATGATCCATCTGCTCGATCTGACGGCGCTGCTCGACCGGCTCGACCGTGACTGATTACAGCCTGAATCAGTGAGCTCATTACTGGTGAATAGCACAAGTCATTGATCTGTCTGCACTTTCCAAAAATCATCAGCGAACCTATGGGTGCGCCTCAGATTTTTGAAAATCGCATTCAGGCCAAGCACTTGCACTCTTTATCCGGCATGAGCCCACAGATTCAGGTACAGGAGACATGAGTTATGCCCTACCGGATACTGATTGTCGATGACGCCCTGTTCATGCGCAACATGCTGCGGGACATCTTTTCCCGGCAGAATGATTTCGAGGTGGTCGGCGAGGCGGCCAACGGTGTCGAGGCGGTGGAGTGTTACCGCGAGCTGCAGCCTGACCTGGTGACCATGGACATCGTCATGCCGCTGAAGAGCGGCATCGAGGCGCTGCAGGAAATCGTCGCCCTCGACGGCGACGCCAGGGTCATCATGTGCAGCGCCCTCGGGCAGGAGAGCCTGATCGTCGAGGCGGTTTCCGCCGGCGCGCTCGATTTCATCGTCAAGCCGTTTCAGGAGAGCAGGGTTCTGGAGGTCGCCCGCCGGGTTTTTTCCCGGCAGTAGGCGGTGACGGCGTGGAACGACCTATGGACATGGCAAAATACCGGGAGCTGTTTCTCAGTGAAACCCGGGAACATCTCGACAGCATGTCCCGCCTGCTGGTGGAGCTGGAGAAACAGCCGGACGACGCCGACGTCCTGGCCGCCCTGTTTCGCCAGGCGCACTCGGTCAAGGGGATGGCCGCGTCCATGGGCTACGGCGAGATGGCCGAGCAGGCGCACGCCCTGGAGGATCTGCTCGACGATTGCCGCCGGGCCGGCCGGATTTCGCCGGAGGCGATCGACCGTCTGCTCAGGGGCTGCGATCGGCTGGAAGAACAGCTCGAGGCCCTTGCCGCCGAGGGGAAACCGGCGCCTGACCCTGCTGATTCTGCCGTCGATGTGGGAATCGAGGAGCTGCCGGCCAACGCCCTGATCGTCGAAGATGTGGACGAAGACGGTCCGAAGTCCTCTCCCGCAGAGACGATCCTGCTGATCGACATCGCCGAACATGCCGTGGCCCCTGCCGCCCGGGCCCTTCTGGCGCTGCGCGAACTGGAACGGGTCGGCGAGGTGCTCCAGGTCCGACCCGACCGGGAGACGCTGCTGCAGGGGGCGCCGGTGCGGACCCTCAGGGTGGTTCTGCGCAGCTCCGCCGCTGCCGAGCGGATCGACGCAGCCCTCCTGGCGATGGCCGACATCGCTGGTGTGAGGCGCGAGGACGAGACGGAGCAGGAAGGGACCGAACTGCCGCGCCGCCGGCGCGAGGACAGCGAGCGTTCGGTACGGGTCCGCACCGAACTGCTCGATCAGCTGATCAACCTGACCGGCGAACTGCTGACCACGCGCACACGGCTGCAGACCGCCCATCGCGAACGGGCCGTCGCGGACCTTGAGGCGGGGCTGGATCAGCTCTCGCTGCTGGTCGACGATCTGCACTACCGCGTACTGCAGGTGCGGATGATGCCCCTGGCCAGCATCACCGGCCGGCTGCCGCGCATGGTGCGAGACCTGGCGCGCAAGACCGGCAAGCGGGTCGAACTGCGCATCGCCGGCGAGGAGGTCGAGCTCGACCGGTCGATTCTCGAGGAGCTGGCCGATCCGCTGATCCACATGCTGCGCAACGCCGTCGATCACGGCATCGAAGAAGAAGGAGTGGTCGCGGTGCGGGCCTGGCGGGAGAAGGACCTGGTGCTGATCGAGGTTTCCGACAACGGCCGTGGCATCGACCCCGAGGTTGTCAGGGCCAGGGCGGTGCAGCTGGGGCTGGTCGACGCCGAGCGGCTGCGCGCCATGGGCGAGCGCGACCTGTTCGCCCTGCTCTGCCGGCCGGGCTTTTCCACCGCCGCGCAAGTGACCGAAACCTCCGGCCGCGGTGTCGGCATGGATGTCGTCAAGGCCGCCGTCGAGCATCTGGGCGGCGACATGGAGATCCTGTCCGCTCCCGGCGAGGGGACACGCATCCTGCTTCGGCTGCCGCTGTCGGTTGCCATCATCAAGATTCTGCTGGTCGCCGTCGGCGACTGCCAGGTGGCGATCCCCATCACCCGGGTGCACCGAACCCTCGAGGTGGCCAGGGACGAGCTGCAGTCGTCCGGCCGGCAGCTGGTGCTGCGGCTCGACGAGGAGGTGTTGCCGCTCCTCTCTCTGCGCAAGATGCTGCGCATGCCGGGGCGTCCCGTCGCCGGCAACGTGCCGCTGGTGGTGGTCGAGATGCGGGGGCAGCGCGTCGGGCTGGTTGTTGACCAGCTGATTGGCCAGCACGAGGTGTTCGTCAAGAGCCTGGAATTCCCCCTCGACCGGTTGCCGGGACTGACCGGGGCTTCCGTGCTCGGCGACGGCAGGGTGGTTTTCATCATCGATCCGCAGGGACTGCTTGAGGCGGGACGACCGGCGGCGGAACATGCCGCCTAGGGGGATACATGGATTTCGGCAGACTGGCCGAACGGCAGAAGGACATACTGCGCGAGCTGAGCAACATCGGCGTGGGGCACGCGGCCACGGCCCTGTCGCAGATGGTGGGACAGCCGGTCATGCTCGAGGTGCCGGATGTGGCCGTCATCGATCTGGCCGAGGTGCCCGATTTCATCGGCGGGCCGGAACAGCTGGTGGCCGGGGTGGTCTTCAGGCTGGAAGGGGAGGCGTCCGGCCATCTGCTGCTGATCTTGTCTGAACCCAGCGCCGATCGGCTGTTGCAGCTGCTGTTCGCCGACGACCGGCACGCCATCGACAGCGACATGGGAAGCTCGGCCCTGATGGAGCTGGGCAACATCATCGCCTCGTCCTATCTGTCGGTGCTGGGCGGCATGCTGAAGCTCGATCTGCGGCCATCGGTGCCGTTCATGGCTCATGACATGGCCGGGGCGGTGGTCGACCAGGTGCTTGGTGAACTGGGACGACACGGCGATCTGGCACTGGTGCTGGAAACCCGTTTCACCAGCAGTGACCGGCAAAGGGATGTGCGGGGACACCTTTTTCTGCTGCCCGACCCCGGCACCCTTGACGTTCTGCTGCGAGCGGCCGGAGGTGACGCTTGAGCCGGCGGCAGCGGGTCGGCATCGCCGAGATACGGATCGCCAGGGCTCCGGCGGGGCTGGTCGGTTATGGTCTCGGGTCCTGTCTCGCCATCAGCCTGTACGATCCGGAGCTGCGCCTGGGCGGTTTCGCCCATGCCCTGCTGCCGCGCGACGAGTCCGGGCAGGCCGGAGAACGGCCGGGCAAGTACGTGTCGAGCGCCGTCGAAGCCCTGCTGGCCGCTCTGGTCGAGGCCGGAGCGGCGCCACAACGGCTGCAGGCCAAGCTGGCCGGCGGCGCCACCATGTTCCCCGGCCTGTCGTCGCGACAGAGCGTCGGCGAGCGGAACGTGCAGATGGCCCGCCAGGAGCTGTCGCGGTTGGGTATCCCCCTGGTGGCCGAGGATGTCGGCGGCAGCCACGGCCGTACCTGCGAACTGCTTCTGAACGACGGCAAACTTTTGGTGCGCCTGAGCCGGGGGCGTGATAGAATCAGGATCATCTGACGCCGCATGGCGGCGAAAGAACAAGGAGAGGTTCGATGAGACGACTGACCTGCATCTGGATGGTGTTGCTGCTTCTGCTTCCCCTGTCGCAGGCGACGGCGGCGAGCGTCCGCCTGCGGGACGTGATTCAGACCCTGGAGAGGCCGTTCCGGGCCGACACCCCGCCGGCGGAGGTAATTCGCGATTTCGAGGGGGAGTTCTTTCAGGAATCGCGCATCGCTTCCCTCGATCAGGTACAGCGGGGACGCGGCTTCGTCACAGTTCGCTTCGATCGCTTCGATACCCGGCATGTCCCCCGAACCCTTTTCCGCTGGGAGTACCGGCAGCCCACCAACCAGGAGATCATCTCCGACGGCGAGACCCTGTGGGTCTACCTGCCGGAGAACCGGCAGGTGATCCAGAGCGACATCGAGCTGACCCGGCAGGCCGGCCAGGAGGATCCAATGACCTTTCTTACCGGCCTGGGCAATATCTCGCACGATTTCCTCATCACCTGGGCCGAGCCGAACCGGGACGTGGAAGGAAACTGGATTCTCAGCCTGCGTCCGCGCCGGGTCTCTTCGCTGATCCGGGAGATGAAGCTGGTGGTGGACAAGGACGCGGTCGACGACTTCGTTGGCAACGGCAGGACCGGCCGGTTTTTTCCCATCCTTTCCAGCTACGTGACCGATCCCAACGGCAACACCACCCTGATCGAATTCAGCGACCTGCGCATCAACCGCGGCGTCTCCGACCTCACCTTCCGCTTCATCATTCCGGCGGGAGTCGAAGTGATGCGTTCGACCGGCCGGGGAATGGGATTCTGAACGAACCCGGCATCCATGCATGAAACCGCCCCGGGGGGATTCCTCTCCGGGGCGGTTTCGTGTTATAAGGCTGTGGTTTACGCCAACGCGACCGACCCTATCTTCGATGCCAACGGGCATCGGCAAGGAGTTCACGTGCCAAGTTTCGATATCGTTTCCAGGATCGACATGCAGGAGGTTGACAACGCCGTCAACCAGACCCGCAAGGAATTCTCCCAGCGCTACGATTTCAAGGGAACGCACAACGAAATCGAGCTGAAGGACGGGATCATCACCGTCCTGGCCGCCGACGACTACAAGCTCGAGGCCATTCTCACCATTCTTCGCGGCAAGCTGGCCGGGCGCAAGGTGCCGGTCCGCAACCTGGACTACGGCGGCAAGGAGCCGGCTTCGGG encodes:
- the lon gene encoding endopeptidase La; the protein is MEFPGILPLLPVRDVVVFPYMIIPLFVGRQKSLQAVEQALAGDRLLFLASQKELVEEHPSPDNIYAVGTAAMVMRMVKLPDGRVKILVQGLGRGRILRYLGESPCFTVEVEPIPEPEVSGDPLEIEALMRTVRKQLAQLTNLGQNMPPEVMIALENIEDPGSLADVVASNIGLKVAEAQALFETIDPLERLRRVQDTLTKELEVAAMQTRIQNLAKEEMSRTQREYFLREQLRAIKAELGETDARAEDVAELSEKLAKARLPEEANREAEKLLRRLESMHSEAAEYAILRTYLDWLVELPWSVRTRDNLNLEKARRVLDEDHYDLEKVKERILEYLAVRKLKREMKGPVLCFVGPPGVGKTSLGRSIARALGRKFVRISLGGVRDEAEIRGHRRTYVGALPGRIIQGMKQAGSNNPVFMLDELDKMGADFRGDPSAALLELLDPEQNHAFSDHYINIPFDLSHVLFIATANLLDPIPSALKDRLEVIHLAGYTTEEKLSIARRFLVPRQLEANGLKPDDLRFSDKALLRIISGYTSEAGLRNLEREIGSVCRKIARRFAEGNRQRVLIGENMLPKLLGPPRYLPEEERKQDEVGVATGLAWTESGGEILYVEVSVMPGKGNLTLTGHLGEVMKESAQAALSYARANADRLGIVPDFSERDIHIHVPAGAIPKDGPSAGITMAVALVSALSGRPVSKDVAMTGELTLRGKVLPVGGIKEKALAAARSHVPTLVLPARNEKDLADIPAPVRKKLRFVKVRTIDEVLALTLRDAAGGGGD
- a CDS encoding chemotaxis protein CheW, which translates into the protein MEKVLTFELGDELYGLPLSSIQEVVEPAGLYPIPSAPAWYLGAINCHGTILPILDLPGILGFVSGPRDGKMIVIDGGAARLGFCVTRLGEIVEPDDDNSPANGRQLPECCVERVLDHCGRMIHLLDLTALLDRLDRD
- a CDS encoding NRDE family protein, which encodes MCLILFAIRPDDRYRLVLAANRDEFYERPSAPAAFWPDAPDIWGGRDLQAGGTWFGVTRSGRLALVSNVREPKRLPEPGPSRGLLVRDFLRSETDAAGWLTDVLADSGRRSGFNLIVGEGDHLFYGSNRRQGVVPVRDGLYGLSNAGLDTPWPKVRRGKKGLAGLLRRRLAGEELAAGLFALLGDRTPAADDELPDTGVGLAMERALSPVFICAGQYGTRSSTVLLLEATGRLLVVERRFGPDGRITGESRESFRIS
- a CDS encoding response regulator — translated: MSERKRFGEILVEAGVLTERTLQQALEKQRQSGKHLGEILEESGVITERDVAVVLARQFGLKTVRDIAAHSFSADLLQLVDGDTCLKKLIFPLKLDRRRLFLAMVNPLDMETIDELAFRTGLSIVPCVTTREEIVAAVNRHYLGKDPRMDQNWWTILVVDDQEMVRATIRAALEREGYQVLEATNGAEGLKEALNQLPHLIIADTVMPRLTGDEMFRSLQANARTRKIPVIGLSSRSAPEEEARVLDLGYFDFIAKPINAIRLQARVRRALRTIYGDTPPPRL
- the thiL gene encoding thiamine-phosphate kinase; this encodes MTDEFRLIERIRALAPSCLEVEEGIGDDCAVLNPPAGERLLVTSDLLLEGVHFRRDWTCAADLGAKSVAVNLSDLAAMGARPLALVLGLGVPDDFAAGQLDALIAGFCRTAADYGVALVGGDTCRSQQFLTVAVTAFGTAAPGRIVRRSGARAGDCLLVSGELGDSALALRLLQRGENPPPEIAERHHRPRARVELGKRLAAAGIHAMIDLSDGLIGDLGHILAASGVGAEIETAKIPLSGAFRRALADDPGLFALALGGGEDYELLLAAEASGVAGLQALAAGIGVRLSVIGRVVDEPRAIWLVDADGERRRAEPAGFRHAIGK
- a CDS encoding methyl-accepting chemotaxis protein, whose product is MRVDISYKFVMGFIIVVWSIVLLNLLVPHTGLPEQYRQLVTVAVALLVGLLLGWIFSKVFTANIRSLREAAERLSKGDLSRYVRLRQTFFQDETYDLANSLNTVVDSLRELVGYIRGTSVKTADAAQALSATSREMTASAHEVANTMDQISHGAETQTEMVERTSVLIREMAMAIDLVAASARKVEEAAGQTASTAEEGGQVAQETMQRMRQVFQSVETGGKQIVAFGNQVQQIGRIVEVITGIAQKTNLLALNATIEAARAGEYGRGFAVVADEIRKLADSTSQSAGEITRLIEAIREENQKVLDTIQLSMQEVEAGHRAVDRTGASFEAIIETAAATREKANSIADLAGKQTDGARKMVTAMEEISRVISDNAASVQEVSAASEEQSASMEEMAHQAQELSTLAEELLAMVSRFHLGSEKV
- a CDS encoding CheR family methyltransferase; amino-acid sequence: MTGYRGSGHSAPFVGSDLAEEDFDRIRQLLLARRGFDLGMYKDQCIRRRIAARIRACGLARAADYIARLTAQDEEIDALLAAISIHVSQFFRNPQIFARLEADVLPQLARQALQRADRTLRLWCAGCAGGEEAYSLALLMDELAPQGLTVEVLGTDISPQVLDRARAGEYGLHRLSEVPPEVLERYFDRDGLRYRLCERIRRQVRFELHNLLDEGPYPAADLVLCRNVMIYFSRIDQQRILRRMAAALAPEGILVLGSAETIIGEPRQWFEPLFATERIYRCRLSP
- a CDS encoding thioredoxin family protein, with the protein product MRIDILCKPGCGERCEKTLENVRQALDDLAVKAEVHVYKDVRKMIDNRVYVTPALVVDDFVRISGRVPEVGEIRSLIVERPRYRKRYEDVA